One window from the genome of Pseudomonas frederiksbergensis encodes:
- a CDS encoding Hpt domain-containing protein, which yields MSEIHLDLDVLSTLKEVMEDGYPELLDTFLKDSEARLRVLHEARDAEMLSATAHSFKGSSSNMGAIRLAELCGELEQRAKQPSLRGIESLVNEIDSEFAHVRTLCREEREGFHC from the coding sequence GTGAGCGAAATTCATCTGGATCTCGACGTGCTCAGTACGTTGAAGGAAGTCATGGAGGACGGATATCCGGAACTGCTGGATACCTTTCTCAAGGATTCCGAGGCACGCCTTCGTGTATTGCACGAGGCGAGGGATGCCGAAATGCTGAGTGCCACTGCCCATAGCTTCAAAGGCAGCAGCAGCAATATGGGCGCCATCCGCCTCGCCGAGCTGTGCGGTGAGCTGGAGCAGCGTGCCAAGCAGCCGTCGTTGCGCGGTATCGAAAGCCTGGTCAACGAAATCGATAGTGAGTTCGCACACGTGCGCACCCTTTGCCGGGAGGAGCGCGAGGGCTTTCACTGCTGA
- a CDS encoding flagellar hook-length control protein FliK: MPVTPNTLLQATAQAKPQAAVNPLAAGPDAGNKASSFAQVFAKQAPVKSPTVPEPSAKPVRDKTSDNTVKKDADSDTAAAPEPAVADSGKPLPADKPATADGKTTDDANGETPETPVADAAPVDPALDPALLPGAVVTDVIAEVQPAPVAIATEAQVTAAVATPVVPSVVANASAPVTDPEFDPQADPLDALPALRLAMEQSGHVSASSQAQPKAAAPASLDGEPTSAQTFAAGMANMLTVQADQDSTGAGSQGGDKAFSGLISEGLKDLTAASSDTRVDDFANRLAALTQAATPKTANAVPVNQPIAMNQSGWTEEVVNRVMYLSSANLKAADIQLQPAELGRLDIRVNVIPDQQTQVTFMSAHSGVREALEGQMHRLRDSFAQQGMGQVDVNVSDQSRGSQNQDQQAQQQAQAGRTTSSGGRVDSVDEDVPASVADVAASTTSVIGTSAVDFYA, encoded by the coding sequence ATGCCCGTTACGCCAAATACACTGCTCCAGGCCACTGCCCAGGCCAAGCCGCAGGCCGCCGTCAATCCACTGGCAGCAGGCCCGGACGCCGGGAATAAAGCCTCCAGCTTCGCGCAGGTCTTCGCCAAGCAGGCACCTGTCAAATCACCGACGGTGCCTGAGCCCTCGGCAAAACCGGTGCGCGACAAGACGTCCGATAACACCGTCAAGAAGGACGCCGACAGTGATACGGCTGCCGCTCCGGAGCCGGCGGTTGCCGATAGCGGCAAACCCTTGCCCGCCGACAAGCCGGCTACCGCTGATGGCAAGACGACGGATGACGCCAATGGCGAGACGCCTGAAACGCCTGTCGCGGACGCCGCGCCTGTGGATCCGGCGCTCGACCCAGCGTTGTTACCAGGCGCTGTGGTTACTGATGTCATCGCTGAGGTACAGCCGGCCCCCGTGGCCATCGCGACCGAAGCTCAAGTCACCGCGGCGGTGGCGACTCCCGTTGTTCCGAGCGTGGTAGCCAATGCCTCGGCGCCCGTGACTGATCCGGAGTTCGACCCACAGGCCGATCCGCTCGATGCATTGCCAGCGTTGCGGTTGGCGATGGAGCAGAGTGGTCATGTGTCCGCTTCCAGCCAGGCACAGCCGAAGGCCGCTGCTCCCGCGTCTCTCGATGGCGAGCCAACGTCGGCCCAGACTTTTGCCGCCGGTATGGCGAACATGCTCACCGTGCAGGCCGACCAGGACAGCACCGGTGCTGGCAGCCAGGGTGGTGACAAGGCGTTCAGTGGCCTGATCAGCGAAGGCCTCAAGGATTTGACGGCCGCTTCCAGTGATACCCGCGTGGACGACTTTGCCAATCGCCTGGCGGCACTGACCCAGGCCGCCACGCCGAAAACCGCCAACGCGGTACCGGTCAACCAGCCCATCGCCATGAACCAGAGCGGCTGGACCGAGGAAGTGGTCAACCGGGTGATGTACTTGTCGAGCGCCAATCTAAAGGCGGCCGATATCCAGTTGCAACCGGCCGAACTCGGGCGCCTGGATATCCGGGTGAACGTGATTCCGGACCAACAGACCCAGGTCACCTTCATGAGTGCCCACTCAGGCGTGCGCGAAGCCCTCGAAGGCCAGATGCATCGCCTGCGCGATAGCTTCGCCCAGCAGGGCATGGGGCAGGTCGATGTAAATGTCTCGGATCAATCCCGTGGCTCGCAGAACCAGGACCAGCAAGCCCAGCAGCAGGCACAGGCTGGGCGCACCACGTCCTCCGGCGGGCGAGTGGATTCGGTGGATGAAGACGTGCCGGCCAGCGTTGCCGACGTGGCGGCCAGCACCACCAGCGTGATTGGCACCAGCGCGGTCGACTTCTACGCCTGA